In Mycolicibacterium phocaicum, one DNA window encodes the following:
- the tuf gene encoding elongation factor Tu, with translation MAKAKFERTKPHVNIGTIGHVDHGKTTLTAAITKVLHDKYPDLNESRAFDQIDNAPEERQRGITINISHVEYQTDKRHYAHVDAPGHADYIKNMITGAAQMDGAILVVAATDGPMPQTREHVLLARQVGVPYILVALNKSDMVEDEELLELVEMEVRELLAAQDFDEDAPVVRVSALKALEGDATWVKSVEELMEAVDESIPDPVRETDKPFLMPVEDVFTITGRGTVVTGRVERGVINVNEEVEIVGIRPTTTKTTVTGVEMFRKLLDQGQAGDNVGLLVRGIKREEVERGQVVVKPGTTTPHTEFEGSVYILSKDEGGRHTPFFNNYRPQFYFRTTDVTGVVTLPEGTEMVMPGDNTDISVVLIQPVAMDEGLRFAIREGGRTVGAGRVTKIIK, from the coding sequence GTGGCGAAGGCGAAGTTCGAGCGGACGAAGCCGCACGTCAACATCGGGACCATCGGTCACGTTGACCACGGCAAGACCACGCTGACTGCAGCAATCACCAAGGTTCTGCACGACAAGTACCCCGATTTGAACGAATCGCGCGCATTCGACCAGATCGACAACGCGCCCGAGGAGCGTCAGCGCGGTATCACCATCAACATCTCGCATGTTGAGTACCAGACCGACAAGCGCCACTACGCCCACGTGGACGCCCCCGGTCACGCTGACTACATCAAGAACATGATCACCGGTGCCGCCCAGATGGACGGCGCAATCCTCGTGGTCGCCGCCACCGACGGCCCGATGCCGCAGACCCGCGAGCACGTGCTGCTCGCCCGCCAGGTCGGCGTGCCCTACATCCTCGTCGCGCTGAACAAGTCCGACATGGTTGAGGACGAGGAGCTCCTGGAGCTCGTCGAGATGGAGGTCCGCGAACTGCTGGCCGCTCAGGACTTCGACGAGGACGCCCCCGTGGTCCGCGTCTCGGCGCTGAAGGCGCTCGAGGGCGACGCCACCTGGGTGAAGTCGGTCGAGGAGCTCATGGAGGCCGTCGACGAGTCCATCCCGGACCCGGTTCGCGAGACCGACAAGCCGTTCCTGATGCCCGTTGAGGACGTCTTCACCATCACCGGTCGTGGCACCGTGGTGACCGGTCGTGTCGAGCGTGGCGTGATCAACGTCAACGAAGAGGTCGAGATCGTCGGCATCCGCCCGACCACGACCAAGACCACCGTCACCGGTGTCGAGATGTTCCGCAAGCTGCTCGACCAGGGCCAGGCCGGCGACAACGTCGGTCTGCTGGTTCGTGGTATCAAGCGCGAAGAGGTCGAGCGTGGCCAGGTCGTCGTGAAGCCCGGCACCACCACCCCGCACACCGAGTTCGAGGGCAGCGTCTACATCCTGTCCAAGGACGAGGGCGGCCGCCACACGCCGTTCTTCAACAACTACCGCCCGCAGTTCTACTTCCGTACCACGGACGTGACCGGCGTGGTCACCCTGCCCGAGGGCACCGAGATGGTCATGCCCGGTGACAACACCGACATCTCCGTCGTGCTGATCCAGCCGGTCGCCATGGACGAGGGTCTGCGTTTCGCCATCCGTGAGGGCGGTCGTACCGTCGGCGCGGGTCGCGTTACCAAGATCATCAAGTGA